The following coding sequences lie in one Desulfatiglans anilini DSM 4660 genomic window:
- a CDS encoding lytic transglycosylase domain-containing protein, with translation MSGVFPAGRPKPFSDGVKEEMSGMAYSGGSRRFAKWLRTTLWVGMAVLCASAVGGAACAEGPEPAPGHGWPDLAALVRVGGPLSFCGEPVPLDNREVRERLEKELLLTIWDRPQVMLWLKRSTRYFPAIEQMLRDAGLPEDIKYVAIAESALRAHAGSPKGAIGFWQFMPATGRRMGLRIDSHLDERRNLRNSTDAAIRYLSALYAQFQSWTMAAAAYNMGEAGLQTEVLEQGTDDYYLLYLPLETQRFLFRILSAKMIFSDPLKYGFRLEEEDFYPPVASDRVQVVCSQAVPIRIVAQAAGATFKLIKDLNPELRGYYLQTGTHEIAVPEGAGEDFQRRFEEHLTTWNKGRAEQVYTVRSGDNLSIIAERFNVPLKALLIWNRLDMNHPIQPGQRLVIYQPGRQNSSNASEAE, from the coding sequence ATGAGCGGAGTCTTTCCTGCGGGCCGACCCAAACCTTTCAGTGATGGAGTGAAGGAGGAGATGAGCGGTATGGCTTACAGCGGTGGTTCGAGGCGGTTTGCGAAATGGTTGCGGACAACTTTATGGGTCGGGATGGCGGTGCTTTGCGCTTCAGCGGTCGGCGGTGCGGCCTGTGCCGAGGGACCGGAGCCCGCACCAGGCCATGGGTGGCCCGACCTGGCGGCGTTGGTCAGGGTCGGCGGACCGCTCTCCTTTTGCGGGGAACCGGTGCCTCTCGACAACCGGGAGGTGCGGGAGCGGCTCGAGAAAGAGCTGCTGCTGACGATTTGGGACCGGCCGCAGGTGATGCTCTGGTTGAAGCGGTCGACGCGCTACTTTCCCGCCATCGAGCAGATGCTAAGGGATGCGGGTCTCCCGGAGGACATCAAGTACGTGGCGATCGCCGAAAGCGCTCTGCGGGCGCATGCGGGGTCGCCGAAAGGGGCGATCGGCTTCTGGCAGTTCATGCCGGCCACGGGGCGCCGGATGGGGCTCAGGATCGATTCGCACCTGGACGAACGGCGGAACCTGCGCAATTCGACCGATGCCGCGATCCGCTACCTGTCCGCCCTGTATGCGCAGTTCCAGTCCTGGACCATGGCCGCGGCGGCCTACAACATGGGGGAGGCCGGCCTTCAGACGGAGGTCTTGGAGCAGGGGACCGATGATTACTACCTGCTCTACCTGCCGCTCGAGACCCAGCGGTTTCTCTTCCGCATCCTGTCAGCCAAGATGATCTTCTCCGATCCCCTCAAGTACGGGTTCCGTCTCGAAGAAGAAGATTTCTATCCGCCGGTGGCGTCGGACAGGGTGCAGGTCGTCTGCTCACAGGCTGTGCCGATCCGGATCGTGGCGCAGGCAGCGGGGGCGACATTCAAGCTGATCAAGGACCTCAACCCGGAGCTGAGGGGGTATTATCTGCAGACCGGGACCCATGAGATCGCCGTGCCCGAAGGGGCTGGCGAAGATTTCCAGCGCCGTTTCGAGGAGCATCTGACCACATGGAACAAGGGGCGCGCCGAACAGGTCTACACCGTCAGGAGCGGTGACAACCTGTCCATCATCGCCGAACGCTTCAATGTGCCCTTGAAGGCGCTGCTCATCTGGAACCGCCTCGACATGAACCACCCCATCCAGCCTGGTCAGCGCCTGGTGATTTATCAGCCCGGCCGGCAGAATTCCTCCAACGCCTCGGAGGCTGAATAG